One Suricata suricatta isolate VVHF042 chromosome 15, meerkat_22Aug2017_6uvM2_HiC, whole genome shotgun sequence DNA segment encodes these proteins:
- the PI15 gene encoding peptidase inhibitor 15, with translation MIAAAVVSSALLLSLLCEASAVVLLNSTDSSPPTNNFTDIEAALKAQLDSADIPKARRKRYISQNDMIAILDYHNQVRGKVFPPAANMEYMVWDENLAKSAEAWAATCIWDHGPSYLLRFLGQNLSVRTGRYRSILQLVKPWYDEVKDYAFPYPQDCNPRCPMRCFGPMCTHYTQMVWATSNRIGCAIHTCQNMNVWGAVWRRAVYLVCNYAPKGNWIGEAPYKVGVPCSACPPSYGGSCTDNLCFPGVTSNYLYWFK, from the exons ATGATAGCAGCCGCTGTGGTCAGCAGTGCACTcctgctctcccttctctgtgaagCCAGTGCCGTCGTCTTACTCAATTCCACTGACTCATCCCCGCCAACCAATAATTTCACTGATATTGAAGCAGCACTAAAAGCACAACTCGATTCTGCGGATATCCCCAAAGCCAGGCGGAAGCGCTACATTTCGCAGAATGACATGATCGCCATTCTCGATTACCATAATCAAGTTCGGGGGAAAGTGTTCCCCCCAGCAGCGAACATGGAATATATG GTTTGGGATGAAAATCTTGCAAAGTCTGCAGAAGCTTGGGCAGCTACTTGCATTTGGGACCATGGACCTTCTTACTTACTGAGATTTTTGGGCCAAAATCTGTCAGTACGAACTGGAAG ATATCGCTCTATTCTCCAGCTGGTCAAGCCATGGTATGATGAAGTGAAAGATTATGCTTTTCCATATCCTCAGGACTGCAACCCCAGATGTCCTATGAGATGTTTTGGCCCCATGTGCACACATTATACACAG ATGGTCTGGGCCACCTCCAATCGGATAGGATGTGCAATTCATACTTGCCAAAACATGAATGTTTGGGGAGCTGTATGGCGACGTGCAGTTTACCTGGTATGCAACTATGCCCCAAA ggGCAACTGGATCGGAGAAGCACCGTATAAAGTAGGGGTACCATGTTCAGCTTGCCCTCCAAGCTACGGAGGGTCTTGTACTGACAATCTTTGCTTTCCAGGAGTAACATCAAACTACCTATACTGGTTTAAATAA